TTGGCGACTTATTAAATTCAATTAGCTCTTCACCGCCTCTTGGAAGTCTGGGTAAGCCTCTTGTCCGTGCTCGCCCTTGTCGAGTCCCATGGTTTCTTCTTCTTCGCTCACGCGAACCCCCATGATAATCTTGATGATGAAGAATACAACTCCTGCGAAAACAAAAGCCATCGCTGCAACTGCTAAAACACCAATCAACTGACCGACGAATCCATAGTCAGCGTGGAAAGCACAAGCTAGAATTCCCCATATACCACACACACCGTGAACGGAGATTGCTCCTACGGGATCATCAACTTTTAACTTATCTAAAATGATGATGGAAGGGACAACGATGATCCCTGCAACAACCCCTATAAAAATTGCCATCTTTGGCCCGAAAATATCAGCATTCGCTGTAATACCTACCAAACCAGCTAAAATTCCGTTAAGAGCCATGGAAAGGTCAGGTTTTTTAAGGAAGATCCAAGAAATTACAATGGAGGATAACGCTCCACCACATGCTGCTAAAGTTGTTGTTGTAAATACTTGGCCTAAAGGTCCAGGAGCTGCAGACAGAACAGAGCCACCGTTAAATCCAAACCAACCCAAGAAAAGTAGGAAGACACCAATAGCTGCTAGAGGCATACTATGACCCGGAATAGGCTTGATTCCCGTTTTGGTGTATTTGCCTTTGCGTGGTCCAAGGATGATTACACAAGCGAGAGCGGCGAACCCTCCAAACGCGTGCACGACTGCAGAACCCGCAAAATCTTTAAAGCCGTTTTCGCCGAGGTTCCCTAACCAGCCACCACCCCAGTGCCAAGAACCAACGAATGGGTATCCAATACCAACGAGGATGGTCGCGAAAATCATAAAGGGCAGAAGTTTAATACGCTCGGCAACCGCACCGGAAACGATAGTGGCTGCTGTGGCTGCGAACATAGACTGGAAGATAAAGTCTCCATACCCAGTCATAGCTAGTCCAACGCCGCCGTATCCAAAGGTGCCTCCACCATCAGCATTAAGGTCACCAATAGGGCTTCCAAAAGCAAAGAATCCAGGTATAAGCCAAGCATCACCTGGGTAATGGCTCATGAACCCCCATACAGCATAACTAACAACGCCCATGGAGATAATGAAAACATTCTTAAAAAGA
The DNA window shown above is from Verrucomicrobiota bacterium and carries:
- a CDS encoding ammonium transporter; this encodes MSKWIKNTLFAFALVLGISMIMDPSVAMADDYKADYDALVAEQGDYTYAFDFFTTSMLWTCIAAALVFIMHLGFASLESGLCQSKNTVNILFKNVFIISMGVVSYAVWGFMSHYPGDAWLIPGFFAFGSPIGDLNADGGGTFGYGGVGLAMTGYGDFIFQSMFAATAATIVSGAVAERIKLLPFMIFATILVGIGYPFVGSWHWGGGWLGNLGENGFKDFAGSAVVHAFGGFAALACVIILGPRKGKYTKTGIKPIPGHSMPLAAIGVFLLFLGWFGFNGGSVLSAAPGPLGQVFTTTTLAACGGALSSIVISWIFLKKPDLSMALNGILAGLVGITANADIFGPKMAIFIGVVAGIIVVPSIIILDKLKVDDPVGAISVHGVCGIWGILACAFHADYGFVGQLIGVLAVAAMAFVFAGVVFFIIKIIMGVRVSEEEETMGLDKGEHGQEAYPDFQEAVKS